From Pseudonocardia autotrophica, one genomic window encodes:
- a CDS encoding ABC transporter substrate-binding protein, translating to MTSAPLGRFPVLAALLAATAVLAGCSSPAPEQGAPADSADGSYPVTVMHAFGETTIPEKPQRIVALGANDLAVAQAVGAPVVGAVQNVTGSGPALPYLDPLPDEVLAISGEAPSFSAEQIATFDPDLILAVSAWQIADRASYDQLAAIAPVIGPAEGLYAASMQDDARQVGRAIGEQEKVEELITTAEEQIAEVRAQLPGLAGKTYLYGQARGEILPMVVGEQNQSTVFMRALGLDVPESFRNAPASDDLAPGTVGVSYEEVGRLSDADLLIMTFAGTDDRAAFEGNELVKRVRAVQEGSYTPVDLDTAVALQAPNPVSAGWLLDQLRPSLEKIAG from the coding sequence ATGACGTCAGCACCGCTCGGCCGGTTCCCCGTGCTCGCTGCGCTCCTCGCGGCCACGGCCGTCCTCGCCGGATGCAGCTCCCCCGCGCCCGAACAGGGAGCACCGGCGGACTCCGCCGACGGGAGCTACCCGGTGACCGTCATGCACGCCTTCGGCGAGACGACGATCCCGGAGAAGCCGCAGCGGATCGTCGCGCTCGGCGCCAACGACCTGGCCGTCGCCCAGGCCGTCGGAGCACCGGTCGTCGGGGCGGTGCAGAACGTCACCGGTTCCGGCCCGGCGCTCCCCTACCTCGATCCGCTGCCCGACGAGGTGCTCGCGATCAGTGGCGAGGCCCCCTCGTTCTCCGCCGAGCAGATCGCCACCTTCGATCCGGACCTGATCCTCGCGGTGTCGGCATGGCAGATCGCGGACCGGGCGTCCTACGACCAGCTCGCCGCGATCGCACCGGTGATCGGGCCGGCCGAGGGGCTCTACGCCGCCTCCATGCAGGACGATGCCCGCCAGGTGGGCCGCGCGATCGGCGAACAGGAGAAGGTCGAGGAGCTGATCACGACGGCCGAGGAGCAGATCGCCGAGGTCCGTGCGCAGCTCCCCGGGCTGGCCGGGAAGACCTACCTCTACGGCCAGGCGCGCGGCGAGATCCTGCCGATGGTCGTCGGTGAGCAGAACCAGTCCACCGTGTTCATGCGGGCGCTGGGCCTCGATGTCCCGGAGTCGTTCCGGAACGCTCCCGCCTCCGACGATCTCGCTCCGGGCACGGTCGGCGTGTCCTACGAGGAGGTCGGCCGGCTCTCCGACGCCGATCTGCTCATCATGACCTTCGCCGGTACCGACGACCGGGCGGCGTTCGAGGGCAACGAACTGGTGAAGCGGGTACGCGCCGTGCAGGAGGGCAGCTACACGCCGGTCGACCTGGACACGGCGGTGGCGCTGCAGGCACCGAACCCGGTGTCGGCCGGGTGGCTGCTCGACCAGCTGCGGCCGTCGCTGGAGAAGATCGCCGGCTGA
- a CDS encoding nitroreductase family deazaflavin-dependent oxidoreductase, translated as MNPPDFALKAMNAGHRLLIKLTGGKIGHSAMGMPVVELTTTGRKSGEPRTVLLTAPVHGDGRYVVVASRGGDDKHPAWFLNLRANPEVQVAVQGGDRVPMRARIASTDERAELWPRIAGEYRNYAGYQRSTEREIPLVHLEPKT; from the coding sequence ATGAATCCTCCGGATTTCGCCCTGAAGGCGATGAACGCCGGTCATCGACTGCTGATCAAGCTCACCGGTGGCAAGATCGGTCACTCGGCGATGGGCATGCCCGTCGTGGAGCTCACCACCACCGGGCGCAAGAGCGGAGAGCCGCGCACCGTGCTGCTGACCGCGCCCGTCCACGGCGACGGGCGCTACGTCGTCGTCGCCTCCCGCGGCGGCGACGACAAGCACCCGGCCTGGTTCCTGAACCTGCGGGCGAACCCCGAGGTGCAGGTCGCGGTGCAGGGCGGGGACCGGGTGCCGATGCGGGCCCGGATCGCCTCCACCGACGAGCGGGCCGAGCTCTGGCCCCGGATCGCCGGGGAGTACCGCAACTACGCCGGGTACCAGCGCAGCACCGAGCGGGAGATCCCGCTGGTGCACCTCGAGCCGAAGACCTGA
- a CDS encoding methyltransferase domain-containing protein: MRTAEHARTRLVADLERDGRVHSPRIRAALQEVPRHLFLPGSDPIDAYADEAVPIKTADGVTVSSVSQPSMVAIMLEQLDAAPGHRVLEIGAGAGWNAGLLAHIVGCRGAVTTVDIDDDLVEGARANLLAAGLDEVEVITADGAAGYPSSAPYDRIELTVGSTGIRPEWVLQLTPTGRLLLPLTVRGSQLSVAFARTTPHRLASVSVRSCAFVRLRGAGADPGADTVLPGSGWSVQHSGNGAPDPDPGLLERALHDRGTDRPSPAPGSVSDLWDGLGLWCALADPAVVRLLGPSRGRLADALFPLAGGRAGLGITTDDGCALLLAEPAATLRSFGPGGAAAADRLAELADRWIAAGRPHAADLRIDAVVPGPDDGRSPAGEPLADSAGTLLYPSWGPRPDERTPPGRGRSSGDTPSGGATT; encoded by the coding sequence ATGCGGACGGCCGAACACGCCCGGACCCGGCTGGTGGCCGACCTGGAGCGGGACGGCCGGGTACACAGCCCGCGGATCCGGGCCGCGCTACAGGAGGTGCCCCGGCACCTGTTCCTGCCGGGCAGCGACCCGATCGACGCCTACGCCGACGAGGCCGTCCCGATCAAGACGGCCGACGGCGTCACGGTCAGCTCGGTGTCCCAGCCGTCGATGGTGGCGATCATGCTGGAGCAGCTCGACGCGGCACCCGGCCACCGGGTGCTGGAGATCGGCGCCGGCGCGGGATGGAACGCCGGGCTGCTCGCCCACATCGTCGGCTGCCGCGGCGCGGTGACCACGGTCGACATCGACGACGACCTCGTCGAGGGTGCGCGGGCCAACCTGCTCGCCGCCGGGCTCGACGAGGTCGAGGTGATCACCGCGGACGGGGCGGCCGGCTACCCGTCGTCGGCGCCCTACGACCGGATCGAGCTGACCGTCGGCTCCACCGGCATCCGCCCGGAATGGGTGCTCCAGCTGACCCCGACCGGACGGCTGCTGCTCCCGCTCACCGTGCGCGGCAGCCAGCTGTCGGTGGCCTTCGCGCGGACGACGCCGCACCGGCTCGCCTCGGTGTCGGTCCGCAGCTGCGCGTTCGTCCGGCTCCGCGGCGCCGGTGCGGACCCGGGCGCGGACACCGTGCTGCCCGGATCGGGATGGTCGGTGCAGCACTCCGGCAACGGCGCACCGGACCCTGATCCCGGGCTGCTCGAACGGGCGCTGCACGACCGCGGGACGGACCGCCCGTCACCCGCGCCGGGCTCGGTGTCGGATCTGTGGGACGGCCTCGGCCTGTGGTGCGCGCTCGCCGATCCCGCCGTCGTCCGGCTGCTCGGACCGTCCCGCGGGCGGCTCGCCGATGCGCTGTTCCCGCTGGCCGGGGGCCGGGCCGGGCTCGGCATCACCACCGACGACGGCTGCGCGCTGCTGCTCGCCGAGCCCGCCGCGACGCTCCGCTCGTTCGGTCCCGGCGGCGCCGCCGCCGCGGACCGGCTCGCCGAGCTGGCCGACCGCTGGATCGCGGCCGGTCGGCCGCACGCCGCGGACCTGCGGATCGACGCGGTCGTCCCGGGGCCCGACGACGGCCGATCACCGGCCGGGGAACCGCTCGCCGACTCGGCGGGGACCCTGCTCTACCCGAGCTGGGGGCCGCGCCCCGACGAGCGCACCCCGCCCGGGCGGGGCCGGTCCTCCGGGGACACACCGTCCGGTGGGGCCACGACCTGA
- a CDS encoding ABC transporter substrate-binding protein, whose protein sequence is MTTTSTRSARGARRVGRTCAAVLAACAVLAACGGNDESGGEPVTFLNVLPLESLSFAPEMIADTRGLFEARGLDVTFEATQGSAPAIQTVLAGGAELTRIGDIETMIAAGERNAPLLAFGEPIHTGTIRMISTEAAPITRAEQFRGQLVGTPSEGGTSSITLDLVAGSAGVAPEEVPRQVVGLSPGVFDLLTSGRVDAYIVSLDTSVLLDRTRPEAVVYDPNQDVDAGSQVYVTSAAQMADPQTRDQLERYAAAVEEAMQFIIDDEANGFAETMELIGSEYEVPALGDPEVATAALSAYADSYTAGDTLLGISPERWQAAYDEIVGIGQLPPGLDPGSWLDTSVTAPPAG, encoded by the coding sequence ATGACCACCACATCCACCCGGAGCGCCCGGGGAGCCCGCCGCGTGGGCCGGACCTGCGCCGCGGTGCTGGCCGCCTGCGCGGTGCTGGCCGCCTGCGGCGGGAACGACGAGAGCGGCGGCGAGCCGGTCACCTTCCTCAACGTACTGCCGCTGGAGAGCCTCTCGTTCGCCCCGGAGATGATCGCCGACACCCGTGGCCTGTTCGAGGCGCGCGGGCTGGACGTCACGTTCGAGGCCACCCAGGGTTCCGCTCCCGCGATCCAGACCGTGCTCGCCGGCGGCGCGGAGCTGACCCGGATCGGCGACATCGAGACGATGATCGCCGCCGGTGAACGCAACGCCCCGCTGCTCGCGTTCGGCGAGCCGATCCACACCGGCACCATCCGGATGATCTCCACCGAGGCTGCCCCGATCACCCGGGCCGAGCAGTTCCGCGGACAGCTCGTCGGCACCCCGTCGGAGGGCGGGACCAGCTCGATCACCCTGGACCTGGTGGCGGGCTCCGCCGGGGTCGCGCCGGAGGAGGTGCCGCGCCAGGTCGTCGGGCTGAGCCCGGGCGTGTTCGATCTCCTGACCTCCGGCCGGGTCGACGCCTACATCGTGTCGCTGGACACCTCCGTGCTGCTCGACCGCACCCGCCCCGAGGCGGTCGTCTACGACCCGAACCAGGACGTCGACGCCGGCTCCCAGGTATACGTCACCTCCGCCGCGCAGATGGCCGACCCGCAGACCCGCGACCAGTTGGAGCGCTACGCCGCCGCCGTCGAGGAGGCGATGCAGTTCATCATCGACGACGAGGCGAACGGCTTCGCCGAGACGATGGAGCTGATCGGTTCCGAGTACGAGGTCCCCGCACTGGGTGATCCGGAGGTGGCGACGGCCGCGCTGTCCGCCTACGCCGACTCCTACACCGCCGGTGACACGCTGCTGGGGATCTCGCCGGAGCGTTGGCAGGCCGCCTACGACGAGATCGTCGGGATCGGGCAGCTCCCGCCCGGCCTCGACCCGGGCAGCTGGCTCGACACCAGCGTGACCGCGCCGCCGGCCGGCTGA
- a CDS encoding alpha/beta fold hydrolase: MSGIGLPGRPQDVRTPSGGTVRVRQAGQGPPVLLLHGWPQTSVMWHRVAPGLIDRHTVVLADLPGYGDSTLPAGAEVAVSGKRTMAADLVAVMAALGHERFAVVGHDRGARCGYRMALDHPGTVSALAVLDILPTADVLARAGARFARGAIHWFLLSQPTDLAERLVAAEPEAILGRGLAEVCDPAALDAYAAAWARPEVVHGMCQDYRAGFDVDAADDEADRGLRTISAPTLVLWGRRGPLGRESDVLQDWRVWAPEATGRALDAGHLLAEEAPGAVLAELAAFLPATSEYRRH; the protein is encoded by the coding sequence GTGAGCGGGATCGGGCTGCCCGGTCGTCCGCAGGACGTCCGGACGCCGTCCGGCGGGACCGTGCGGGTCCGGCAGGCGGGCCAGGGGCCGCCGGTGCTGCTGCTGCACGGATGGCCGCAGACGTCGGTGATGTGGCACCGGGTCGCCCCCGGCCTGATCGACCGCCACACCGTGGTGCTCGCGGACCTGCCCGGCTACGGCGACAGCACGCTGCCGGCGGGCGCCGAGGTCGCGGTGTCCGGCAAGCGGACGATGGCCGCCGACCTGGTCGCGGTGATGGCCGCGCTCGGGCACGAGCGGTTCGCCGTCGTCGGGCACGACCGGGGTGCCCGCTGCGGGTACCGGATGGCGCTGGACCATCCCGGCACGGTGAGCGCGCTGGCGGTGCTCGACATCCTGCCGACGGCCGACGTGCTGGCCCGGGCCGGCGCCCGGTTCGCCAGGGGGGCGATCCACTGGTTCCTGCTGTCGCAGCCGACGGACCTGGCGGAGCGGCTGGTGGCCGCGGAGCCCGAGGCGATCCTCGGGCGCGGGCTGGCGGAGGTCTGCGATCCGGCGGCGCTCGACGCGTACGCGGCGGCGTGGGCGCGCCCGGAGGTGGTGCACGGGATGTGCCAGGACTACCGGGCCGGGTTCGACGTCGACGCCGCCGACGACGAGGCCGACCGCGGCCTGCGCACGATCAGCGCGCCGACACTCGTCCTGTGGGGACGGCGCGGCCCGCTCGGCCGGGAATCGGATGTGCTGCAGGACTGGCGGGTGTGGGCGCCGGAGGCCACCGGGCGGGCACTGGACGCCGGGCACCTGCTGGCCGAGGAGGCGCCCGGTGCGGTGCTGGCGGAGCTGGCCGCCTTCCTGCCCGCCACCAGCGAGTATCGACGCCATTGA
- a CDS encoding amidohydrolase family protein, producing MSAPAVGVVAVDTDVHCVPSKLSDVVAHMDPYWRDYTTDGGVSLSPTQGGAYPPAIGPGGRPLSDVGELGERVLSPDGTDIAILTCTSTFQTNRNPYYEAALCRALNDWLLEHWQARDPRLRVAMVVPTLDVDAAVAEIHRIGSRPEVVTVLLPVRNDTRWGNVSNRPVLRAAAEHDLVVTLHAWGRAGQAPTSSGMTHSYLEDYLANGQIIAQGQLVSLVTEGVFAEFPGLRVTVAECGSTWLPTLLWRFDKDWKGVWREVPWVNRPPSEIVREHVRFTTAPIHLPSDPVQAREAIDLLGPELLMHAEDHPHDHGPGADRLAAVLNGDELAAVRGATAAAWYRLG from the coding sequence ATGAGCGCCCCGGCGGTGGGAGTGGTGGCGGTCGACACCGATGTCCACTGTGTCCCGTCGAAACTGTCCGACGTGGTCGCGCACATGGACCCGTACTGGCGCGACTACACCACCGACGGCGGGGTGTCGCTGTCGCCGACCCAGGGCGGCGCCTACCCGCCCGCCATCGGCCCGGGCGGCCGGCCGCTGTCCGACGTCGGTGAGCTGGGTGAGCGCGTGCTCTCCCCGGACGGCACCGATATCGCGATCCTGACCTGCACCAGCACCTTCCAGACCAACCGCAACCCGTACTACGAGGCGGCGCTCTGCCGGGCGCTCAACGACTGGCTGCTGGAGCACTGGCAGGCCCGCGACCCGCGGCTGCGGGTGGCGATGGTCGTGCCGACCCTCGACGTCGACGCCGCGGTCGCCGAGATCCACCGGATCGGCTCCCGGCCGGAGGTCGTCACGGTGCTGCTGCCGGTCCGCAACGACACCCGCTGGGGCAACGTCTCGAACCGGCCGGTGCTGCGCGCCGCCGCCGAGCACGATCTCGTCGTCACCCTGCACGCGTGGGGCCGGGCCGGGCAGGCGCCGACGTCGAGCGGGATGACCCACAGCTACCTGGAGGACTACCTGGCCAACGGCCAGATCATCGCCCAGGGGCAACTGGTCAGCCTGGTCACCGAGGGCGTGTTCGCCGAGTTCCCCGGGCTCCGGGTCACCGTCGCCGAGTGCGGCTCGACCTGGCTGCCGACGCTGCTGTGGCGGTTCGACAAGGACTGGAAGGGCGTCTGGCGCGAGGTGCCGTGGGTGAACCGGCCGCCGTCGGAGATCGTCCGCGAGCACGTCCGGTTCACCACCGCGCCGATCCACCTGCCGTCCGACCCGGTGCAGGCCAGGGAGGCGATCGACCTGCTCGGCCCGGAGCTGCTGATGCACGCCGAGGACCACCCGCACGACCACGGTCCCGGCGCCGACCGGCTGGCGGCCGTACTGAACGGCGACGAGCTGGCCGCGGTGCGCGGCGCGACGGCCGCCGCCTGGTACCGGCTCGGGTGA
- a CDS encoding amidohydrolase family protein yields MTTAPEAPAAPVRRRTGFTIVDTDIHPACPPAELVRRLDPAARRRYELFGSRVPAPPDVYPRVRNSGYRLDAWPEGAFPGSDLQLVRDQLLDEFDIDHGVLIPLQSHSWGAETPEFAASLCRALNDWVAECWLDREPRLRSSIAVSLESPELAAEEIRRRSGDPRFCQVLLATGGESGFGRRRYWPIYAAAAEAGLPIAAHTGGLEQHRGAGWPSFYLEEHVWNGNMMGSLVTSLLCEGVLTEFPELQVVCVEGGLAWAAPLIWALDDGWAALREDVPHLDRLPSEILREHLWFTTQPIEEPRDPADLATVIRHLGLGERIMFASDYPHWDFDSPTAAPRLFPADLRESIMGSNACRLYDLPERVAA; encoded by the coding sequence GTGACCACCGCACCCGAGGCGCCGGCGGCGCCGGTTCGCCGGCGTACCGGATTCACCATCGTCGACACCGACATCCACCCGGCCTGCCCGCCGGCCGAGCTGGTGCGACGGCTGGACCCGGCCGCCCGGCGCCGCTACGAGCTGTTCGGCAGCCGCGTCCCCGCCCCGCCGGACGTCTACCCGCGGGTGCGCAACTCCGGCTACCGGCTGGACGCCTGGCCGGAGGGTGCCTTCCCGGGCAGCGATCTGCAGCTCGTCCGCGATCAGCTGCTCGACGAGTTCGACATCGACCACGGCGTGCTCATCCCGCTGCAGTCGCACAGCTGGGGCGCCGAGACCCCGGAGTTCGCGGCGTCGCTGTGCCGGGCGCTCAACGACTGGGTCGCCGAGTGCTGGCTGGATCGCGAGCCGCGGCTGCGGTCGTCGATCGCGGTGTCGCTGGAGTCGCCGGAGCTGGCCGCGGAGGAGATCCGCAGGCGCTCGGGCGACCCGCGGTTCTGCCAGGTGCTGCTTGCCACCGGCGGCGAGTCCGGATTCGGCAGGCGCCGGTACTGGCCGATCTACGCCGCCGCCGCCGAGGCCGGTCTGCCGATCGCCGCGCACACCGGTGGGCTGGAGCAGCACCGCGGAGCCGGCTGGCCCTCGTTCTACCTCGAGGAACACGTCTGGAACGGCAACATGATGGGCTCGCTGGTCACCAGCCTGCTCTGCGAGGGGGTGCTCACCGAGTTCCCCGAGCTGCAGGTGGTCTGCGTGGAGGGCGGGCTGGCCTGGGCGGCACCGCTGATCTGGGCGCTGGACGACGGCTGGGCGGCGCTACGGGAGGACGTCCCGCACCTGGACCGGCTGCCGTCGGAGATCCTGCGCGAGCACCTGTGGTTCACCACGCAGCCGATCGAGGAGCCGCGCGATCCGGCCGATCTGGCCACCGTGATCCGGCATCTCGGCCTGGGTGAGCGGATCATGTTCGCCTCGGACTACCCGCACTGGGACTTCGACTCGCCGACAGCGGCGCCACGGCTGTTCCCGGCCGACCTGCGCGAGTCGATCATGGGATCGAACGCCTGCCGGCTCTACGACCTGCCCGAGCGGGTGGCGGCATGA
- a CDS encoding Rieske (2Fe-2S) protein — MRIVVARVEDFAPGERKIVTRGRRSIGVFRVGDRFYALNNHCPHLGGPLCQGRTQAWVRSSTPGSYQREDEQALIACPWHGWEYDLATGQSFLGPGEPPARSYEVSIEPGDDCAGEPAPGERRPGPFVAETFDVTVERFGSGDHVVVDTTPRSTRTVPSQGESQ, encoded by the coding sequence ATGCGGATCGTGGTGGCCCGGGTGGAGGATTTCGCGCCCGGCGAACGAAAGATCGTCACCCGTGGACGGCGCTCGATCGGGGTCTTCCGGGTCGGTGATCGCTTCTACGCACTCAACAACCACTGCCCGCACCTGGGCGGCCCGCTGTGCCAGGGCCGCACCCAGGCGTGGGTCCGGTCGAGCACACCCGGGAGCTACCAGCGCGAAGACGAGCAGGCCCTGATCGCCTGCCCCTGGCACGGCTGGGAGTACGACCTGGCGACCGGCCAGTCGTTCCTCGGGCCGGGGGAGCCGCCGGCCCGGAGCTACGAGGTGAGCATCGAGCCGGGCGACGACTGCGCGGGTGAGCCCGCGCCCGGCGAGCGCCGGCCCGGCCCGTTCGTCGCCGAGACCTTCGACGTGACGGTGGAGCGGTTCGGTTCGGGCGACCACGTCGTCGTCGACACCACGCCGCGTTCCACCCGCACCGTCCCGAGCCAGGGGGAGAGCCAGTGA
- a CDS encoding LysR family transcriptional regulator — translation MARSAAAALANVDLNLLVILRELLREQNVTRAAERVGVTQPAASAALARLRRHFDDDLLERTRGGYVLSPLGRRLAVQVEPLCLGLERLFAPEEPFRPEISEHEFTIMTTDYVLAAMGESLSRAVHDAAPGVRLHVPVVKGRLPTDLPETLRTLDGIISAPKAEFKADELRGQELFRDRWVCVVDAANPVRDRMELGDLERLPWVIPNHPDPQYPASSPLAPLLAMLGTRPRVAVRVDSYAATPWFVAGTDRVAVMQGRLAAGFADRSDLRIVACPGDPPPIVEVFWWHRLRSDDAAHSWLRAMLDTASRSLRPGP, via the coding sequence GTGGCCCGTTCCGCCGCGGCCGCACTGGCCAATGTCGACCTGAACCTGCTGGTGATCCTGCGCGAGCTGCTGCGCGAGCAGAACGTCACCCGGGCCGCCGAGCGGGTCGGGGTGACCCAGCCCGCGGCGAGCGCGGCACTCGCCCGGCTGCGCAGGCACTTCGACGACGACCTGCTCGAACGCACCCGCGGCGGCTACGTGCTGTCCCCGCTGGGGCGCCGGCTCGCCGTGCAGGTCGAGCCGCTGTGCCTCGGGCTGGAGCGGCTGTTCGCGCCGGAGGAGCCGTTCCGGCCGGAGATCTCCGAGCACGAGTTCACGATCATGACCACCGACTACGTGCTGGCGGCGATGGGTGAGTCGCTCTCCCGCGCGGTGCACGATGCCGCACCCGGGGTGCGGCTGCACGTCCCGGTCGTGAAGGGCAGGCTGCCCACCGACCTGCCGGAGACGCTGCGCACGCTGGACGGGATCATCTCCGCGCCGAAGGCCGAGTTCAAGGCCGACGAGCTGCGCGGCCAGGAGCTGTTCCGGGACCGCTGGGTGTGTGTCGTCGACGCGGCGAACCCGGTGCGGGACCGGATGGAGCTGGGTGACCTGGAACGCCTGCCGTGGGTGATCCCGAACCATCCCGATCCGCAGTACCCGGCGAGCTCCCCGCTCGCCCCGCTGCTCGCGATGCTCGGCACCAGGCCGCGGGTGGCGGTGCGGGTCGACAGCTACGCGGCCACCCCGTGGTTCGTCGCCGGGACCGACCGGGTCGCGGTCATGCAGGGGCGGCTCGCCGCCGGCTTCGCGGACCGTTCCGATCTGCGGATCGTGGCCTGTCCGGGAGATCCGCCACCGATCGTCGAGGTCTTCTGGTGGCACCGGCTGCGCTCCGACGACGCCGCGCACTCCTGGCTGCGCGCGATGCTCGACACCGCGTCGCGATCGTTGCGCCCCGGCCCATAG
- a CDS encoding sensor histidine kinase has translation MHDDVTTIPVPDRDEPGAAALVAVCADGLVLLDADGRFRSLNPAAAALLGRPAEELVGVRAPFVPGPAGPSGTRTVRWAVADGLSRELRYRVAPDGTGGLAVWFSDVTDRLARQERLTAIVRAAAGVAEAGSLTSTLDAIAREIVGTAHIAAAQILAVDDPAADLQVLGMAGFGSAPDFVRRLRACRERGADIRFLDAHARGEAVAVPHRRAAILSDPAWEPLHEIMSRPDWDGFVAMPMVVRGTTVGVINAYYEPDEAPDPSSLAFLEAMAAHAAVAVDTARLVARSRSEARTAERRKLARDLHDSVVQQLFSIRMQVSALQGQLDRSDPDPTRVLGAATELSEMSADALDDLRLLVREMHPSAPRGGDLVEAVRTHASEVQSRTGLRVDVLAPADPRLGPGVADDLYRTVREALHNAVKHAGADTVRVRIERSNGDLVVEIADDGSGIRPADPLTGVPGGLGLVSMRERAERWGGTCAAGPRPDGGWTVRTVLPVAGLDEQES, from the coding sequence GTGCACGACGATGTGACGACCATTCCGGTTCCGGACCGGGACGAGCCCGGAGCGGCCGCGCTCGTCGCGGTGTGCGCGGACGGTCTCGTCCTGCTCGACGCCGACGGCCGGTTCCGCTCGCTGAACCCGGCCGCCGCCGCGCTGCTCGGACGCCCTGCCGAGGAACTCGTCGGCGTCCGGGCGCCGTTCGTTCCCGGCCCGGCCGGTCCGTCCGGGACCCGCACGGTGCGCTGGGCCGTGGCGGACGGGCTGTCCCGCGAGCTGCGCTACCGGGTGGCGCCGGACGGCACCGGTGGGCTGGCCGTGTGGTTCAGCGACGTCACCGACCGGCTGGCCCGGCAGGAGCGGCTGACCGCGATCGTCCGGGCCGCCGCCGGGGTCGCCGAGGCGGGTTCGCTGACCAGCACGCTGGACGCGATCGCCCGCGAGATCGTCGGCACCGCGCACATCGCGGCCGCGCAGATCCTGGCGGTCGACGATCCGGCGGCCGATCTGCAGGTGCTCGGGATGGCCGGGTTCGGGTCGGCACCCGACTTCGTCCGGCGGCTGCGGGCCTGCCGGGAGCGCGGCGCGGACATCCGGTTCCTGGACGCGCACGCGCGCGGCGAGGCGGTCGCCGTGCCGCACCGCCGGGCGGCGATCCTGTCGGACCCAGCGTGGGAGCCGCTGCACGAGATCATGAGCCGGCCGGACTGGGACGGCTTCGTCGCGATGCCGATGGTCGTCCGCGGCACCACCGTCGGCGTGATCAACGCCTACTACGAGCCGGACGAGGCGCCGGACCCGTCGTCGCTGGCGTTCCTGGAGGCGATGGCCGCACACGCCGCCGTCGCGGTGGACACCGCCCGGCTGGTCGCCCGCTCCCGTTCCGAGGCCCGCACCGCGGAGCGCCGCAAGCTGGCCCGGGACCTGCACGACTCGGTGGTGCAGCAGCTGTTCTCGATCCGGATGCAGGTCTCGGCGCTGCAGGGCCAGCTGGACCGCTCCGATCCGGACCCGACCCGGGTGCTGGGTGCGGCGACCGAGCTCTCCGAGATGTCCGCCGACGCATTGGACGACCTGCGGCTGCTGGTGCGCGAGATGCACCCGTCCGCACCACGCGGCGGCGACCTGGTGGAGGCCGTCCGCACGCACGCCTCCGAGGTGCAGTCCCGGACCGGCCTGCGGGTGGACGTGCTGGCCCCGGCGGACCCGCGGCTGGGCCCCGGTGTCGCCGACGACCTCTACCGGACCGTCCGGGAGGCGCTGCACAACGCCGTCAAGCACGCCGGGGCGGACACGGTGCGGGTGCGGATCGAACGCAGCAACGGCGACCTGGTGGTCGAGATAGCCGACGACGGGTCCGGGATCCGGCCGGCGGATCCGCTGACCGGCGTCCCCGGCGGCCTGGGGCTGGTGTCGATGCGCGAGCGCGCCGAACGCTGGGGCGGAACCTGCGCGGCGGGCCCGCGCCCGGACGGCGGCTGGACGGTCCGCACCGTGCTCCCGGTCGCCGGCCTGGACGAACAGGAGAGCTGA